From Bifidobacterium longum subsp. longum JCM 1217, one genomic window encodes:
- a CDS encoding S16 family serine protease, whose product MPSFEVKHDSRLSRGISRARAYAAARSKRHFVGAFAVLLGVVILLLPSPYVIEMPGPTQDVLGKVEDGAVIDITGTGVTTYKDSGKLLLTTVNASGVPGYPIINAQAVWGWGNPQVEVMPREATVPVGQSADQYQKKVEQDMAGSQDSASAVGLAYAKAHADELDIDASALQHAKVTMHVDSIGGPSAGMMYTLGLIDKLTPANESGGKTIAGTGTIDKDGKVGRIGGIELKMLGAKRDGATWFLAPASNCLDVAGRVPDGLRDVKVATLNEAYQALVAIGKGQADDLPHCEA is encoded by the coding sequence ATGCCATCGTTCGAAGTGAAGCATGATTCGCGCCTATCTCGTGGAATCAGCCGTGCTCGGGCCTATGCGGCCGCTCGTTCGAAACGCCATTTCGTCGGTGCATTCGCCGTGTTGCTTGGTGTGGTGATTCTGCTGCTGCCCAGCCCGTACGTCATCGAGATGCCCGGACCCACCCAGGATGTGCTGGGCAAAGTTGAGGATGGTGCGGTTATCGACATCACTGGTACCGGCGTGACGACGTATAAGGATTCCGGCAAGCTGCTGCTGACCACGGTGAACGCGTCCGGCGTGCCCGGGTACCCGATCATCAACGCGCAGGCCGTCTGGGGTTGGGGCAATCCGCAGGTGGAGGTCATGCCGCGTGAGGCCACGGTACCGGTGGGCCAGAGTGCGGACCAGTATCAGAAGAAAGTCGAACAAGACATGGCCGGTTCCCAGGATTCGGCCAGTGCCGTCGGTCTGGCGTATGCCAAAGCCCATGCGGACGAACTGGACATTGACGCCAGTGCATTGCAACACGCCAAGGTGACGATGCACGTGGACAGCATCGGCGGGCCGTCCGCAGGCATGATGTACACGCTCGGTCTCATCGACAAACTCACCCCCGCCAACGAGAGCGGCGGCAAGACCATCGCCGGCACCGGCACCATAGACAAGGACGGCAAAGTCGGCAGAATCGGCGGCATAGAGCTGAAGATGCTTGGCGCCAAGCGCGATGGCGCCACATGGTTCCTGGCCCCCGCGTCGAATTGTTTGGATGTGGCAGGCCGCGTGCCGGATGGTCTGCGCGACGTCAAGGTCGCCACGCTGAACGAGGCGTATCAGGCGTTGGTGGCCATCGGCAAGGGGCAGGCCGACGATTTGCCTCATTGCGAGGCATGA